Part of the Cottoperca gobio chromosome 16, fCotGob3.1, whole genome shotgun sequence genome, AGCTCAACAGCATCGTGCCTGCAGGACGTCTCCGTGTGTTCTCTGCcagcaacaaatcaaacaaGTGGAAGTCAACACGGTTCAGCAGCTCCTCATGAACAGTACAAAGGAAAACAACTTCAAGCAAAGCTGCCGCACGCACATTGTTTGAGCCCCACAGGAGGTGAGGTGAgcggtgtgtgcgtgtgtgtgtgtgtgcgtgtgtgtactcACGCTGGAGCCAGACGCTGAAGAGTTGGCCATCGAAGGGCTGCGGGGCGCGGGCGAGGCCGGGGGACTGTGAGAGGCGCACACCAGATGCATCATGTGGTATTCATCCTGCTGCAGGTCGACGTGGTCGAGGCACGAGCCGAGGATttgggaggaagagagaagaagaggaagaggaggaggtgaaggcagatagagcagagagagagggtgggggtAGGTGGGGAGGGATTAGTGTGGAAATAGCCAGAATTCAGACACAATGCTCACTCTTTGTTGTTCAAACACATCAGATCAGCGTTTGTCTCCCAGGCAGCCAGTTTCAGTTCCAGTTCCCCCGCAGCTCACAGGACACGCTGTGTttgctctttgtctttctgtttatGACTAAAGACCAAAGATTTGCTCGTCTAATCTTCTTAAATGTGTCAGTTTGATGCTTTTCTGTCAAAAAGGATTTAAAACTTCATATTTTGGGCGCTTGATTTGGTCAATGACTCTTTAAATCTGGTATTTGTTGAAAGCTCACACAGTAATGTTTCATAACTTTGACTTGGTGTGTCGGATTATTGTCAGTGACAAGATCTCGGTTCTTTAACTTAACGATAATGACGATAATGGTTTGTTGCAGTagaagaaataacatttaaatggcACTTTTTAGTTACGGGTTCATGCATGTGGTCGGTGAACGTGCAGAACATTTGCTCATGCGTTCACCTGCGAGCAACAACACACCCAACACGGCTTCAGCTTTACCTTTCTGAGCACATCTCGGAGCTGCAGGTGGTCCTGAAGGAGTCTTCCCGAGTACACCAGCCGCTGGTCTTTGGACAGCTACAACACAAACAGCATGTTGAGACAAAGAAACCAGCAGTTTACAGACACAAGTACAGAACACAGAGAACATGTAGGTCACCGGCTGGCCCACTTATCTCGGCCACCTCACACTCTCTTTACAGTGTAACCTGATAAGGATTCTTTGCCTCATAGAAAAAGGTCCCGGGAGATAAAACttcaacaaatgttttatcGTTGTTTTCAAGGTCAAAACTGAACCTGTGCTCTGTAAAAACGTCCACGTCCACAAACTCCGTGTGAAGCATCAGAGCAGCTACGGATCTTTTTATGAGACTTCTCTCAACGGCAGTTTGGAAGGTGTAGAATAAACACCTTCAGCTACTCGTCTGACTGTAAAACACCGACACAGAGCAGAACCATCAGCCTTTTAAATACACAAACGTTTTCTAGTCCAGCCgtgagggggggggaagacGCTGTTgctgtgtgaaatgtgtgtaaagTCATTATGCACTTTTGGATTAGATTGCTGTGCAAGAGATTAGGTTTCAAATTTGAGTAAAAGCAGAGCCAGTGTGCATCATAATCTCTGAGCTTCACGtcatgttataaataaatatatatattataaataaataaatatatatataaatataaatataaatatatatatattatttatttataatatatatatatatttattatttatttataatatatatattataaatatatatatatatatatatatatatatatatatatatatatatatatatatatatatatatatatatttatttataatatatatattataatatatatatattatatatgatattatatatataatatatatatatatatatatatattataaataaataaaaatatatatatattataaataaaataattaaaaatataaacaaataaatatatattaaaaaaatatacaaataaatatatattaaaaaaatatataaataaatatatatatatatatatatatatataaagtataaataatcaGAGTAACTCGAAGGTTATCACCTCATTCTCCCGACGATGCAAATAAATGGTGGCacgtctttcttcttctgcagtgcgatctgattattttattacagaaaTAGACTTGGGGCACAAActttctctgacattttaacacacacactgtgttgctATGGAAACACAGCTTTGCTCTTTGTGTCTGCTGCGTGTTTCTTTATCATgacacaattaaaaacagaaatttaaaaaaaggggggAGTTGTCATAAATATCTCCTATAAAGTGGATCAGAAACTGCATTTTACTCACAACTTCAgccaaatatgtattttaaagaatCTGCCGTACAAAGAGGTTCTAAAGTTTGGAATTTGAGGCGTAGAAACGTAGTGTACAGAGTGTACAGAGCTCTAAAGTGCACGAGCCAACACAAAGCACCTGTGAACAGCCTTGACACAGCACACAGCATTCGAAGCATACGTGAAGTGGATTATGCTGCAGTTGTTCGCTGTGACAAAGCAGCAGAGTCTGGAGCTCAGACGGTTAACGGGACAGTCGATGGGCAGAAAGTTAATCGCTTGCAAACATTTTCATAGAAATATGAGAATGATTTGATGGTTCTGGCTTTTCAAAAAGGAGAAAGGAAAGACATTTGAAacactttactgttttgtaGACTAACCGATTAATCGAAACCAAATTGAAAATGATTTTAGAATATAAATAGTTGTGAGTCAGAGgccttttatttgtcttttggTCGGAGGCATTGGAATGAGAACCAGTTCCTAGTTGTCTGATATCTTGTAATCTCATGCCTCTGTGACAGGTCACCGTGCACAATGACATACcggcaaacacacactgtgtcatgtttcagtttgtttgggaCTGGAGCCATGGTGGAGAGAAAAGCATGCTCAAAAGCATTTAACAACAGTGCAAGTGGCAAAATGTCAATTTCATCCAAGAGGGGAAATACCATCAATATGCTGAAGCATTCGTCAACACAGCGTTCCAACGTGAGAGAGACTTACCGGCTTGCTGGGGTACACGTTGGAGATGTGACTCTTCAGCCTCTCCACGGTCCAGTTGAGGAAGCAGTTAATGGTCTGGTCGTCATACTTCTGGTTGGGGGCCTTAAGGACCAGGGTTACAGGACTATCAACTGCCCAGGAGTCCATGGCTCATATTACTAGCAGGGTGGGCTCTGAAGAACCTGAGCTCAGGAGAGCTTAGTGTTAAAACTCAGGACTGACCTGAGGAGAAAGCTCCCTCAAATCCTCTCCATTCTGGACTCAGCAAAAACACAGCTTAAACTGTCTCTGCagtgggtggggggggtgtgGTTCCCCTCTACAACATCTGCCTCATCTGTGGGAGAAGTTGGTGGTTTCCAACTTTATCGATGGGAATCCTTCTGAAGGGATAGTTCTTGGATTTCTGgtgaaaagaggaggaaaagtcTGAGTGTCTTTGCTGTGATGGAAGATTTTCATTACAGAATAAATGGATCACATTTAATCATTATATACTTAGCTGTATagcttttactgttttattcatatacttaaaaaaatgtatgttttacttAATGTTTTGTCAATTCTTATACCCAGGTCCTGATTGAAACTATATCTTATATCAACCATTATGTATGATGGtatgatgttatatatatatatatatatatatatatatatatatatatatatatatatataaaataaaatatattatatatatataaaatatatatatatatatatatatattatatatatatatatatatatatatatatatatatatatatataatatatatatatatatatatatatatatattatatatattatatataatatatatatatatatatatatatatatatgaattattttatgaaatgttcaCATCGTCCCATGCCCAGTTGACAAAAAggaagaatataatatatataatatatattaatgtctttaatactGTTACATTACTACATTAATAGCACCACCAAGTGTAATGATTCACACCTATGCACATGTCCCTGACAGATACATTAAAGTAGGCTACATAGAGGGTATCTAGCTAAGCTAATAACGTGTTGCACTTCTGTATTTTGAATGCAAAACAGTTGAAGACATGAAAACAGAAACTGCTCGCTGTGGGGGGGTCGTGAGTTTCACTACGAGTTCCTGACACCTGCCATGTTGCGTCATCCTTACAGTAGACTGGCAACAATCAACTAACTGTAAATCATGCCGAGTCAAGCTAACCCCGGGGATTAACAGCTAACCCGTTCACCAGGACACCCCCCGTGTtcacaaactaacaaacacacttattaaaGTCGCTTTATAAGCCAAGAGGTCACTCCTGGTTAGATTTGGATCGTGAAAGCAGGGGAAAAGGGTTAGctcgttagctaacgttagcttagctgtTGCTCGCGAGGACATTCGGTTGGACTTGCAAACCGTTAACCGCAGTGACAACACACTTAACGCTTTTAATTTAACAACCTGAAGGCAGATTATCGCTACCACAATATCTTTGTTCACGCACCTTTTTACTCTTGTTGTCGTACCGTCGTCTCTTCTTCCCAGCTCGGCTCGGCTCGGCTCGGCTGCCTTGTTGTTGTAATGTCGGGTGTGAGACCGGAAGCCACGTCATCATCTTCTTCACAACAGCTGATCAGGGAAACAAAtccagtggtggaggaagtgttCCGATCACTAAAGTTAAAGTCCtgccttttttaaatcactttattGTAGAAATTAACACTTAAATGTGACATTAAGACACAACTGAAATAATGTAGGCATCATAATGAAATAAGGATCAAATAAGAGGCATAACAGGACATCATTAGTAACTAATATAGTAAGAAataaatttaattaatttaaaaaagagaaaagaaaagaaaaaatacaataatatttcataaaataatcatttcaggCAATACAATCAGATTtcttaaaaaaatacttttgtaaAAGCCTTGCATGCAAAAtgatacttaagtaaaagtcaggaaaatgtacttaaagttttaaaagtaaaagtacttaatgCAGCTGTTGCCTGTGAATATTATACGGTTATATATTAGATTATTACTCaagcattaatgtaaaagcaggattaacTAATGACCCTTACATCACTGTCTTTTTTGAGTttctgcaataataataataataataataataattagttggATAAAACCTGtgaagcattttaaaatgtatctctaaaagaaaacacacatatttggTCAAACTGTCCCAACAAATATCTCCGACACATTTATTGCTTTTAAAAATGGTACAGTGGTTTCCCAGTCCAAAGAAAAGCCAGAGCATTTTTTCacaaacttttatttaaccagAATTGTTGCCATTAGCATGTTTTAATGTACAGAAGCGATTGTGAATCATACATTTTGCCGTACACAGATTTTCAGGTTCAAACTGTTCCAGCTACACGCTCAGTTCTCTGGTTGTCTGAAGTAAAAAGATCTTAATTCTGGTTACAGTTTCAGTTTGCGGAGAACCTCTTTGGACAACTGTTTACTGTACCGGTTGATCTTCCAGTGTCCAGGCATCCATCCCAGCAGGAAGCGATGAAAATCTGTCCAGGAATACACAAACATCTCCCTCCACTCTTTCTCCAGGGCAGCAAAGTCCACATCTTTTTTCACAGTTTGCTTTAATTCAGTGAAATAGTAGTCCAGCATGCCTGGTACCCTCTTCTCACACTCCTTCTCCTCCATGCAGCTTCCTAAAAAATACACAACATCTTTCATCCCACAGCCCCCACCAACATACTGAAAGTCCACAGCTGCCACATCCCGTCCACTCTGGGAAAAACAAAAGTTGGCTAACTTGGCGTCTCCATGAACGACTGTCTTGAAGCGACATTCGTTGAGTATCTTGTCAATGTCACCGGCTGCTGCTTTGAGCTCGGCGTGGTCCATGGCCTCCAGCTCGTCCGGCCGGGTCTCCAGGTGCCAGTAGGTGCCGACAGGCCAAAGGCCGTCTGGTGCCACGCCCAGGAAGAGAGCGTGGAAGTGGGCAAGCCAGCTGAGACACGCCTTTATCTCTCTGTCCTTCACACTGGTCCTACAAAAGAAAATATCCTTATTCATCCagcattaaacatttatattttgtctcaCACTTCTGCTTGCTTTCAAAGACTtggaaaacatgtaaaaacatgacaaacatgtAATGTGTACGATTTTGCAAAGGAAAggattatattatttattttatttattttattttatttattttatttatttattttatttattttatttattttatttattttatttattttatttattttatttcattaaaatccATTCATTTGATGCCTATACTTCTAGCATCTCCTGCGGTCATACCTCCTCTGATCATAACCGGCCACATCCAGATCCTCCAGCACGATCAGCATCTCGTCTCCATGGGAACAagcagccaggcaggcagggGTCCGACAGCTCTGATTGGTGGAATAGTTCTGGTACCAGTGTGTTTCCACCTTGTAGGATCTCACTTTACGTGCGTGGGAGCGATCTGTGTTCCGGCCCCCGGGGTGCTCGGCCTCCTTGGGAAGCCTGACATGCTTGACGACCACAGAGGGCCGGTCGCAGCCCTCCAGGGGCAGCCTGACGATCTCCCCGTAACCGCTCCACAGCGTCTGGATCTTTGCACCGACACGCAGGGATGAAGCACCGCACGCCTGCAGGATGACATCCTGGTGCTCCGGTTTCATTTCCAGTCTGAGCTAAATACTAAAGGAGGaagcaaagtgtgtgtttgagcatcTTTAAGCATTAAaggtgataaactgaaggtttTAACTTtagctaaataaactatttaaaaactcTCTCTTACAGAATAAGATGCACgtctgtagattaaactaccaacaggatataaaggagttaacatcagcacaaccttaaacacctacagcagtaaaacacaacacactgacactttactgcacaatgactgcttttacttttcatacttacATTTTACTTACATTACATACCTTTACTTAACTAAGGTTTTAAATACAAGGCTTTTACTTGCTTCTTCCATCACTGGGCAGCAATATCAATTCTTCTCTTGGTGTTGGTCACTATGCTGTAGTTTGTCACTTACCTTACTCACATATGATCAAGCTTGAGCAGACTTTACTATGTTTCTTTCTCCCACATTCTCAGTCTCAGATATcctaaaacactgcagaaagaGAATGCCATATTCTTCACTTCATGTCAGATAGCAGGAAGTATTTCCTCCAGCCGGCTGTGTGATGTTTAAAGCTGTAGACGTGCAATAAAGTGAGCTTTATAAACAgcactgccacctgctggactGGAgtgcagcaacagcaacatgtGGCCCCAATGTGGTAACAACCCGAGAGCTGCAGGACTTTGACACTGAGGTGAGAGAGACGCGTACACGTCAGACTAAAAAACTACAGGAAGTGAGTTATTGTAGTTCAGCTTGTTTATCTACACGGTGAGCAGTGGGAGCTGCAGTAGTGGGAGCTGCAGCAGTGGGAGCTTGCATGCAGCAGTGGGAGCTGTGGGAGCTTGCAGCAGTGGGAGCTGCAGCAATGGGAGCTTGCATGCAGCAGTGGGAGCTGTGGGAGCTTGCAGCTGTGGGAGCTTGCAGCAGTGGGAGCTGCAGCAGTGGGAGCTTGCAGCAGTGGGAGCTGCAGCAGTGGGAGCTTGCAGCAGtgagagctgcagcagtggGAGCTTGCATGCAGCAGTGGGAGCTTGCAGCTGTGGGAGCTTGCAGCTGTGGGAGCTTGCAGCAGTGGGAGCTGCAGCAGTGGGAGCTTGCAGCAGTGGGAGCTGCAGCAGTGGGAGCTTGCAGCAGtgagagctgcagcagtggGAGCTGCAGCAGTGGGAGCTTGCAGCTGTGGGAGCTTGCAGCAGTGGGAGCTTGCAGCAGTGGGAGCTTGCAGCAGtgagagctgcagcagtggGAGCTGCAGCAGTGGGAGCTTGCAGCTGTGGGAGCTTGCAGCAGTGGGAGCTTGCAGCAGTGGGAGCTTGCAGCAGtgagagctgcagcagtggGAGCTGCAGCAGTGGGAGCTTGCAGCTGTGGGAGCTTGCAGCTGTGGGAGCTTGCAGCAGTGGGAGCTGCAGCAGTGGGAGCTTGCAGCAGTGGGAGCTTGCATGCAGCAGTGGGAGCTGTGGGAGCTTGCAGCTGTGGGAGCTTGCAGCAGTGGGAGCTGCAGCAGTGCATGCAGCAGTGGGAGCTGTGGGAGCTTGCAGCAGTGGGAGCTGCAGCAGCGGGCCAGAAATCTTTGAATACACAGCCATGttacacacacttttaaattcAGTGTGATTTGCACTTCTCGAGGATATAATCTGCGATGCCTGagaattaaataatgaataaattgCAGGAACTTCTAACATGTATAGGCATGTAATTAAATATAGTCTTTAAAATGAGCCTCGGAGGTAATAATGCAATcatgtccttttcttttttttaactgagtCACAGAGATCTTCAACTTCACGGTTAAATCTCTCCTCGTTATAAGTTGTGGTGTTGCTGTATTGCACTGCATTATTTttgaataatgtaaataataaatattacaagcacttaataatacaaatgagtTCAATACGACAACACCTGACTGTAAACTAAAGAATCAGAAACGTTCATACGGTTGAGTCTCAGGGGCCACAGGGCTGCATGTAGTTGTGGCCCCATGTTTCCTGTGTGTCGCTGTGTTGATTtcataaaactaaaatgtactTTAGAATATGCACCATGTATGTAtagtattaatatatttataaagggCTTCTTTAAGACGAGATCTGCTTAAaggattttatattttagtcaTTATTGGTCTTAAATTGCATATTTTACGTAcagataataacattaatatagtTTTAACTGAATGATCGAGTTCTTCATGTGGTCTGTGCctcagcacatacagtatatctcaaaagtgagtacaccctttagatttttgcaaatattctgttatatcctttcaggggataacattatcctactgaaactttgatataacttaaagtagtcagtgtgctgcttgaataacagtatagatttattgtcctttgaaaattactcagtacacagctgttaatgtctaaacagctggcaacaaaagtgagtacaccccatagtgaacatgtcctaattgtgcccaaagtgtcaatattttgtgtgaccaccattgttatctagcactgctttaaccctcctgggcatggaattcaccagagctgcacaggttgcttctggaatcttcttccactcctccacgacgacatcacggagcgcacagatgttggacaccttgcactcctccaccttcctcttgaggatgccccacatgtgctcaattgggtttaggtctggagacatacttggccagtccatcaccttaaccttcagcttcttcagcaaggccgttgtcatcttggaggtgtgtttagggtcattatcatgttggaaaactgccctacggcccagtttccgaagagaggggatcatgctctgctgcaggatgtcacagtatatattggaattcatgtgtccctcaatgaaatgcagctccccagtgccggcagcactcatgcagccccagaccatgatgctgccacca contains:
- the pkdc gene encoding uncharacterized protein pkdc isoform X1, with amino-acid sequence MKPEHQDVILQACGASSLRVGAKIQTLWSGYGEIVRLPLEGCDRPSVVVKHVRLPKEAEHPGGRNTDRSHARKVRSYKVETHWYQNYSTNQSCRTPACLAACSHGDEMLIVLEDLDVAGYDQRRTSVKDREIKACLSWLAHFHALFLGVAPDGLWPVGTYWHLETRPDELEAMDHAELKAAAGDIDKILNECRFKTVVHGDAKLANFCFSQSGRDVAAVDFQYVGGGCGMKDVVYFLGSCMEEKECEKRVPGMLDYYFTELKQTVKKDVDFAALEKEWREMFVYSWTDFHRFLLGWMPGHWKINRYSKQLSKEVLRKLKL
- the pkdc gene encoding uncharacterized protein pkdc isoform X2 — encoded protein: MKPEHQDVILQACGASSLRVGAKIQTLWSGYGEIVRLPLEGCDRPSVVVKHVRLPKEAEHPGGRNTDRSHARKVRSYKVETHWYQNYSTNQSCRTPACLAACSHGDEMLIVLEDLDVAGYDQRRTSVKDREIKACLSWLAHFHALFLGVAPDGLWPVGTYWHLETRPDELEAMDHAELKAAAGDIDKILNECRFKTVVHGDAKKLHGGEGV
- the LOC115020977 gene encoding keratin-associated protein 10-1-like, whose translation is MAVYSKISGPLLQLPLLQAPTAPTAACTAAAPTAASSHSCKLPQLPLLHASSHCCKLPLLQLPLLQAPTAASSHSCKLPLLQLPLLQLSLLQAPTAASSHCCKLPQLQAPTAAAPTAAALTAASSHCCKLPLLQAPTAASSHCCSSHCCSSHCCKLPLLQLPLLQAPTAAAPTAASSHSCKLPQLQAPTAACKLPLLQLSLLQAPTAAAPTAASSHCCSSHCCKLPQLQAPTAPTAACKLPLLQLPLLQAPTAPTAACKLPLLQLPLLQLPLLTV